One genomic window of Medicago truncatula cultivar Jemalong A17 chromosome 1, MtrunA17r5.0-ANR, whole genome shotgun sequence includes the following:
- the LOC25484075 gene encoding uncharacterized protein encodes MISLTTTTTLVLTPLSLVTCSAARRPHTTTVKTDRKQRQNNAGFSGKKKELSWHCVEGCGACCKLQKGPSYPSPEEIFTDPLDVELYNSLIGPDGWCIHYEKSSRKCSIYSERPYFCRAEPEVFESLFGVKQKNFNKEACSFCRDSIKAIYGSNSKELHNFDESIRSSSSG; translated from the exons ATGATATctctcaccaccaccaccactctGGTGCTGACGCCATTATCATTGGTCACATGTTCGGCGGCACGTCGTCCACATACAACTACGGTTAAAACTGACAGAAAGCAAAGGCAAAACAATGCAGGTTTCAGCGGCAAGAAGAAGGAACTGTCGTGGCATTGCGTGGAAGGTTGTGGTGCTTGTTGTAAGCTTCAAAAAGGTCCTTCTTATCCATCTCCTGAAGAAATTTTCACCGACCCTTTAGATGTTGAG CTCTACAATAGCTTAATAGGACCAGATGGATGGTGTATACATTATGAAAAGAGTAGCAGAAAATGTTCCATTTACTCTG AGCGTCCGTATTTTTGCCGTGCGGAGCCTGAGGTGTTTGAATCTTTGTTTGGAGTCAAACAGAAGAATTTCAATAAGGAGGCATGCAG TTTCTGCAGAGACTCAATTAAGGCAATTTATGGTTCCAATTCAAAGGAACTTCATAATTTTGACGAGTCAATTAGGAGTTCTTCTTCTGGTTAG
- the LOC25484077 gene encoding uncharacterized protein has translation MSSVCISNCVNDARDPRVPVRATYTNLYKWPESDAEFVRSVSLNGRKGSSDHPRVVDSISCRQMYLRSYTFSREEEKTQKCFGRVREKVDHDGKKKRNQSRRRNKCLVLSKMKEISCNTLFRMFHKFLSCGTSVDVVNQKQQH, from the coding sequence ATGAGTTCTGTTTGTATATCAAATTGTGTGAACGATGCACGTGATCCACGCGTGCCAGTTCGAGCCACATACACAAACCTCTACAAGTGGCCAGAATCAGATGCTGAGTTTGTGAGATCGGTGAGCTTAAACGGAAGAAAAGGATCATCTGATCATCCAAGGGTGGTGGATAGCATTTCATGCAGACAGATGTATCTAAGGAGCTATACATTTTccagagaagaagaaaaaacccaAAAATGTTTTGGTAGGGTGAGAGAGAAAGTGGATCATGatggaaagaagaaaagaaatcaaAGTAGAAGAAGGAATAAGTGTTTGGTTTTAAGTAAAATGAAGGAAATTTCTTGTAATACTTTGTTTCGGATGTTTCATAAGTTCTTGTCATGTGGCACTAGTGTTGATGTTGtgaatcaaaaacaacaacattga